The window AACATATTCGACGCCGCGCTCCCCTTTGGCGGATACAAGCAATCAGGCTGGGGCCGCGAGATGGGCCACGACGCGCTGGAGCTCTATACCGAAGTGAAGGCCGTCTGCGCCCGGCTGTAACTTCTTGATCGAGAAACACAGTAAAAAAAAGGGTCAAAAAAAAGGGGTCAAGTCGCTTTTTGACGGAACTCCCTTACCATGCTACCCTCCCGTCATGTCTCGCCCACTCCGCATTGAATTCCCCGGCGCCACCTACCACGTGATGAACCGGGGACTGGCCGCGCGGCCTATCTTTCAGACCGCGGCGGATCACATCACCCACACCTGAGGCGCCTCCCCCTGCCGGTCACCAAGTCGAATATCGCCTCCTGGATTCTGAATGTTTCACAGAGAAGAATGCGTCGGTCGGAACGACTGCTACAGAACTTCGACTGGACGTAGGAAATACCCACCCTCGTCAACTAGCTCTCCGCCTGCGGCGGAACCGGCGGCTCAACTGGAATTTCCGAACGGCCCGATTGTGTTCCTTCAGGTTCCGGGAGAAATAATGGGTCCCATTATTTTTGGAGACGAAGTAGAGATAGTTGACCTGGGCGGGATCCAGAGCCGCCTTCAGCGCGGCCTTGCCCGGACTGGCGATGGGCCCAGGCGGAAGACCGTGGTGGATGTAGGTATTATAGGGGTGTTTCGCGCGTAGGTCCCGCGTCCGAATCCGGCCTCGACCGCGCCTCCCGTAGAGAACGGTC of the Candidatus Methylomirabilota bacterium genome contains:
- a CDS encoding aldehyde dehydrogenase family protein, which gives rise to NIFDAALPFGGYKQSGWGREMGHDALELYTEVKAVCARL